A region of the Methanobrevibacter ruminantium M1 genome:
TCTGACTAATCTGGTAATGTAACCAGCAATTTTGTTTCTTAAATGTTTAGTGCTTACGGTAGAGTATTCAGCTACTAAAATCTTGTTTTCTTCAAAATCGGTGGTAAATTTACCTTTGTGAGTTTCAATTAATTCTTTAGATATACGTTTTACAAATGAAGTTCTAATATTTCCCATAATCATTCCTCCAAAAATTCTCTCTGTTTATTTTTACTTAAAATTGTTAGCATGTTCATAATATCGCTAAGAATAT
Encoded here:
- a CDS encoding 30S ribosomal protein S17e gives rise to the protein MGNIRTSFVKRISKELIETHKGKFTTDFEENKILVAEYSTVSTKHLRNKIAGYITRLVRQEANKA